Proteins encoded together in one Campylobacter concisus window:
- a CDS encoding GyrI-like domain-containing protein: MKIINLEESFEIYGVKTRTKNEDEIDGKGKIPALWSKFMSEYYGGRGEIYSVYCNYESDLNGHYDNFIGIRSHQKGNENLKIQSGKYALFSFANEPQNVAKFWDEIWRYFESSELKRTYKTDFEKYLKDKIEIYISIK; encoded by the coding sequence ATGAAAATTATAAATTTAGAGGAAAGCTTTGAAATTTACGGAGTAAAAACTCGCACTAAAAATGAAGATGAGATAGATGGCAAGGGTAAAATTCCAGCTTTATGGTCTAAATTTATGAGTGAATACTATGGTGGCAGGGGTGAAATTTATAGCGTTTACTGTAACTACGAAAGTGATCTTAATGGACATTACGATAACTTCATCGGCATAAGATCACACCAAAAAGGCAATGAAAATTTAAAGATACAAAGCGGGAAGTACGCTCTTTTTAGCTTTGCAAATGAGCCACAAAATGTTGCAAAATTTTGGGATGAAATTTGGAGATATTTTGAAAGTAGCGAGCTAAAAAGAACCTATAAAACAGACTTTGAAAAATACTTAAAAGATAAAATAGAAATTTATATATCAATAAAATAA
- a CDS encoding DUF3972 domain-containing protein → MQTYLGVDEFCKLVHLEREVIEDMINRGVLKTKEENGEILIEASEGTMSVVPSVSQNLSLQPQSQDGFSFVEKTIGTILNLHEKVLDAKDETLETLRNENKFLKEALISMQELYDEDRKTVETLTKQLKISQDEVEFLKRKYKLMWNQAVENFNGQK, encoded by the coding sequence GTGCAGACCTATCTTGGAGTTGATGAATTTTGCAAACTTGTGCATTTAGAGCGCGAAGTTATCGAGGATATGATAAATCGTGGCGTTTTGAAGACCAAAGAGGAAAATGGAGAAATTTTGATAGAAGCGAGCGAGGGAACGATGAGCGTGGTGCCTAGTGTTTCGCAAAATTTATCCTTGCAGCCGCAAAGCCAAGATGGTTTTAGCTTTGTCGAAAAGACGATCGGCACGATACTAAATTTACACGAAAAGGTGCTTGACGCAAAAGATGAGACGCTTGAGACCTTAAGAAATGAGAATAAATTTTTAAAAGAGGCGCTCATCTCGATGCAAGAGCTCTATGACGAAGATAGAAAAACGGTCGAAACACTTACAAAACAGCTTAAAATTTCACAAGATGAAGTTGAATTTTTAAAACGAAAATATAAGCTCATGTGGAACCAAGCGGTTGAAAATTTTAACGGACAAAAGTAG
- the purE gene encoding 5-(carboxyamino)imidazole ribonucleotide mutase — protein sequence MKFVSIIMGSKSDYEIVSEAAKTLEKFGVKYELIISSAHRSPKRTSEYVANTEKKGAKVFIAAAGMAAHLAGAIAANTTKPVIGIPMAGSALSGVDALYSTVQMPSGMPVATLAIGKAGAINAAYLAVQILALEDEGLASALKADREAKIKALEEDSSKVEVIL from the coding sequence ATGAAATTTGTTTCTATTATAATGGGAAGTAAAAGTGACTATGAGATCGTTAGCGAGGCAGCAAAGACTCTGGAGAAATTTGGCGTAAAATATGAATTGATAATCAGTTCAGCCCACAGAAGCCCAAAAAGAACTAGCGAATACGTCGCAAATACCGAGAAAAAGGGCGCAAAAGTCTTCATCGCAGCTGCTGGTATGGCGGCTCACCTAGCTGGAGCGATCGCTGCAAACACAACAAAACCAGTGATTGGCATACCAATGGCAGGATCGGCTCTTAGCGGCGTTGATGCACTTTACTCAACTGTGCAAATGCCAAGTGGCATGCCAGTGGCAACTCTAGCTATCGGCAAGGCTGGCGCAATAAATGCAGCCTATCTTGCGGTGCAAATTTTAGCCCTTGAAGATGAGGGGCTAGCAAGTGCGCTAAAGGCCGACAGAGAGGCAAAGATAAAGGCTTTAGAGGAAGACTCTTCAAAGGTTGAAGTGATACTATAA
- a CDS encoding peptidase U32 family protein, protein MLKRPELLSPAGNLTKLKIALEYGADAVYGSVASFSLRTRSAREFNLETFKEAINYTHEKGKKFYATINAFPFNSQIEPLKRHLQTISAMKPDAFIIATPGVMSLAKEIAPDIEIHLSTQANVMNVLDAKIYHDMGAKRIVVAREMNLKDVIKIKEEIPTLDIEIFVHGSMCFAYSGRCLVSSVQSGRMSNRGSCANDCRFKYELYAKNEESGVLFRLEEDENGTHIMNSKDLCLISHIKEIVDSGVIDSFKIEGRTKSEYYAACTARAYKMAIDDAMDDKFDAQIYENEINTLKNRGFTDGYLVHRPYERTDTQNHTSSLEEGTHQVNAISEDGEFFKCKYKIFPDKGYEIVAPTGSHIDDSENEISKVYSQDGKKFIKFKQLITKKGKVMSEIHSGNENEINLGVKLPKFSFLREKI, encoded by the coding sequence GTGCTAAAAAGGCCTGAGCTTTTATCTCCAGCTGGAAATTTAACAAAACTTAAAATCGCTCTTGAGTACGGAGCCGACGCCGTTTATGGCTCGGTGGCTAGCTTTTCACTAAGGACTAGGTCGGCAAGGGAGTTTAACCTTGAAACATTCAAAGAGGCGATAAACTACACTCATGAAAAGGGAAAGAAATTTTATGCGACCATAAATGCCTTTCCTTTTAACTCTCAGATAGAGCCACTAAAAAGGCACCTGCAAACCATCTCAGCGATGAAGCCAGATGCCTTTATCATCGCAACTCCAGGCGTCATGAGCCTAGCAAAAGAGATCGCTCCAGATATCGAGATACACCTCTCAACTCAGGCAAATGTTATGAACGTTTTGGACGCTAAAATTTATCACGACATGGGTGCAAAACGCATCGTCGTGGCACGCGAGATGAATTTAAAAGATGTCATAAAGATAAAAGAGGAAATTCCAACCCTTGATATCGAAATTTTCGTCCATGGCTCGATGTGTTTTGCCTACTCTGGCAGGTGCCTAGTAAGCTCAGTGCAAAGCGGACGTATGTCAAACCGCGGTAGCTGCGCAAACGACTGCAGATTTAAATATGAACTCTACGCCAAAAACGAAGAGAGCGGCGTGCTTTTCCGCTTAGAAGAGGACGAAAACGGCACTCACATCATGAACTCAAAGGATCTTTGCCTTATCTCACATATCAAAGAGATCGTTGATAGCGGTGTCATTGATAGCTTTAAGATAGAGGGCCGCACAAAGAGCGAGTACTACGCAGCTTGCACGGCAAGAGCCTATAAAATGGCGATAGATGATGCTATGGATGATAAATTTGACGCGCAAATTTATGAAAATGAGATAAATACGCTGAAAAATCGCGGTTTTACGGACGGCTACTTGGTTCATAGACCTTATGAGCGAACCGATACGCAAAATCACACGAGCAGCCTAGAAGAGGGCACTCATCAGGTAAATGCCATAAGCGAAGATGGCGAGTTTTTTAAATGTAAATATAAAATTTTCCCAGATAAGGGCTATGAGATCGTAGCTCCAACTGGCTCACACATAGATGATAGTGAAAATGAAATTTCAAAGGTCTATTCGCAAGATGGCAAGAAATTTATCAAATTTAAGCAGCTCATCACCAAAAAAGGCAAGGTCATGAGCGAAATTCACAGTGGCAATGAAAATGAGATAAACCTCGGCGTTAAGCTGCCAAAATTTAGTTTTTTAAGGGAGAAAATATGA
- a CDS encoding histidinol-phosphatase encodes MTVDLHNHTPLCNHAVGEPLDFVRCAIKAGTKYFGFSDHAPMNYDEAYRMKFEEMQSYEDEILRLRDEFSGEIEILLGYEMDFLDGFMDERVFARKVDYLIGSVHFFNGWAFDNPEFIGGYEGKDLDQIWQEYFDHIERSARLGKFDIMGHIDLLKLFKFLPKKDVRILAKNAIKAIKEANLVVEINAAGFRKPIGEQYPSVNLLELIAENDITITFGSDAHAKEDIGKNGEICEQIARNLGYSKCAIFKNRDRELVKF; translated from the coding sequence ATGACCGTCGATCTTCACAACCACACACCTCTTTGCAACCACGCAGTTGGCGAACCGCTAGACTTTGTGAGATGCGCCATAAAAGCTGGCACAAAATACTTTGGCTTTAGCGATCACGCGCCGATGAACTACGATGAAGCTTATAGGATGAAATTTGAGGAGATGCAAAGCTACGAAGACGAAATTTTACGTTTAAGAGATGAATTTAGCGGTGAGATAGAAATTTTACTTGGTTACGAGATGGACTTTTTAGATGGATTTATGGATGAGCGAGTTTTTGCTAGAAAGGTTGATTATCTAATAGGCTCTGTGCATTTTTTTAACGGCTGGGCGTTTGACAACCCTGAATTTATCGGTGGCTACGAAGGCAAAGACTTGGATCAAATTTGGCAGGAGTATTTTGACCACATAGAAAGATCAGCTAGGCTTGGTAAATTTGACATCATGGGACACATCGATCTTTTAAAGCTATTTAAATTTTTACCCAAAAAAGATGTCAGGATCCTAGCTAAAAACGCTATAAAAGCGATAAAAGAGGCAAATTTAGTAGTTGAGATAAACGCAGCTGGCTTTAGAAAACCTATCGGCGAGCAATATCCAAGCGTAAATTTACTTGAGCTAATCGCTGAAAATGACATCACCATCACCTTTGGCTCAGACGCTCATGCTAAAGAAGATATCGGTAAAAACGGCGAAATTTGCGAGCAGATAGCTAGAAATTTGGGGTATTCAAAGTGTGCGATATTTAAAAACAGAGATAGAGAATTAGTAAAATTTTAG
- the glnA gene encoding type I glutamate--ammonia ligase, producing MGKFVQNIDHFFDFCKENEVKFVDFRFTDLNGAWHSISYNIKAVTKENFTNGIPMDASSMNGWQPIDKSDMIMKPEATSAFLDPFTSDITVVVFCDIYDIYKGQIYEKCPRSIAKRAMQYVKDSGLGDEAYFGPENEFFVFDNVKIIDSPNCAMYQVDSEEGEWNDAADFKDSYNTGHRPRRKGGYLMTQPIDSMVDLRAEMMQVLEQVGLEVFLGHHEVAQGQGEIGVKFGNLVEAADNVQIYKYVVRMVAHLNGKTVTFMPKPLYGDNGSGMHVHQSVWKDGKNLFYKEGNYANLSDFARHYIGGVLKHARSVAAFTNPSTNSYKRLIPGFEAPSILTYSSQNRSASIRIPYGAGEKSVRAEMRFPDSTANPYLAFSAMLMAGLDGVKHKYEPVGPMDENLFKLHLDEIRERGIEQLPHTLRGSLEALIRDNEYLKPIMSDLFIDTYQHMKFETQVWPYEARPTAYEFKTCFSC from the coding sequence ATGGGAAAATTTGTCCAAAACATCGATCATTTTTTTGATTTTTGCAAAGAAAATGAAGTTAAATTTGTAGATTTTAGATTTACTGATCTAAACGGCGCTTGGCACAGCATAAGCTATAACATAAAAGCTGTTACAAAAGAGAATTTCACAAACGGCATCCCAATGGACGCTAGCTCGATGAACGGCTGGCAGCCTATCGACAAAAGCGATATGATAATGAAGCCAGAAGCGACATCTGCGTTTTTGGACCCATTTACCTCTGACATCACAGTCGTTGTTTTTTGCGATATCTACGACATTTATAAAGGTCAAATTTATGAAAAATGCCCTCGCTCGATCGCAAAAAGAGCGATGCAATATGTAAAAGATAGCGGACTTGGCGACGAGGCATATTTTGGCCCTGAGAATGAATTTTTTGTATTTGACAACGTCAAAATCATCGACAGCCCAAACTGCGCGATGTATCAAGTAGATAGCGAAGAAGGCGAGTGGAACGACGCTGCGGACTTCAAAGATAGCTACAACACAGGTCACCGCCCACGAAGAAAAGGCGGCTACTTGATGACTCAGCCAATCGACAGCATGGTCGATCTAAGAGCTGAAATGATGCAAGTTTTAGAGCAAGTTGGCCTTGAAGTATTTTTAGGACACCACGAAGTCGCACAAGGTCAAGGCGAGATCGGCGTGAAATTTGGCAACCTAGTCGAGGCTGCTGACAACGTTCAAATTTACAAATACGTCGTTCGAATGGTCGCTCACCTAAACGGCAAGACAGTTACATTTATGCCAAAACCGCTTTATGGCGACAACGGCAGCGGCATGCACGTGCATCAATCAGTCTGGAAAGATGGCAAAAATTTATTCTACAAAGAGGGCAACTACGCAAATTTAAGTGACTTTGCAAGACACTACATCGGCGGCGTTTTAAAACACGCAAGAAGCGTTGCAGCCTTCACAAACCCAAGCACAAACAGCTACAAACGCCTAATCCCAGGCTTTGAAGCGCCATCTATCCTAACCTATTCGAGCCAAAACCGCTCAGCGAGCATCCGCATACCCTACGGCGCTGGCGAGAAGTCAGTTAGAGCTGAGATGAGATTTCCAGATAGCACAGCAAACCCTTATCTAGCCTTTTCAGCGATGCTAATGGCGGGCCTTGATGGCGTAAAACACAAATACGAGCCAGTTGGTCCGATGGATGAAAATTTATTTAAACTCCACCTCGATGAGATCAGAGAGCGCGGCATCGAGCAGCTCCCACACACGCTTCGTGGCAGCCTTGAGGCGCTTATCCGCGATAACGAATACCTAAAACCGATAATGAGCGATCTTTTCATCGACACTTATCAGCACATGAAATTTGAAACTCAGGTTTGGCCTTACGAAGCACGCCCAACTGCTTATGAGTTTAAAACCTGCTTCTCTTGCTAA